Genomic DNA from Atribacterota bacterium:
AATCACAATAGGCTACGAGTGGAAGTGCATCTTAGGGATTCACCTGCTGGATTAAAATTTCATACTCATACTTGTCAAGCAGGGTTCGAACCAAGTGGTGCAAAGTGTATATGCTATGCTACACCGTAGGGCTAAAATCCCAGGCGGAGAGGTTCCACTCTTATTATGGAATGCTCTTAGTCTGGATTTTTTGTTTTTATAAGATATTTTAGTAGTATCATAATTTCAGAATAATTTCCGATACTACTACAATACTATTTTCAAAATAAGGAATCATATATGCTAAATTAATTTTTCATTAAGGAGGTTCTGATGGATATTAGTATTATTATGGGTAGTGTTTCCGATCAACCCATTATGGACAAAGCTTCAGAAATTCTACTGGAATTGGGAATTAGTTATGAATTAAGGGCTATTTCTGCGCACCGTTCGCTTGATTTTCTTTTTCAATATATTAATCAATTCTCTAAAAGAGGATTTAAGGTGATTATTGCCGGTGCCGGCGGTGCTGCTCATCTACCTGGTGTGATTGCTGGTAAGACCGTACTGCCAGTTATTGGAGTGCCCATTAAAACACCAACATTGGAAGGATTAGATTCATTATTATCTATAGTGCAGATGCCCATAGGTGTACCTGTGGCAACAGTGGGCATCAATAATGCTGCTAATGCTGCCTTATTAGCGGCAAGAATTCTAGCTCTGCAGGATAATAGAATTGCTGAAACACTTGCATCTTTTATTAAGAAG
This window encodes:
- the purE gene encoding 5-(carboxyamino)imidazole ribonucleotide mutase; this translates as MMDISIIMGSVSDQPIMDKASEILLELGISYELRAISAHRSLDFLFQYINQFSKRGFKVIIAGAGGAAHLPGVIAGKTVLPVIGVPIKTPTLEGLDSLLSIVQMPIGVPVATVGINNAANAALLAARILALQDNRIAETLASFIKKMEQKIKALDINQGIEQ